From a single Brassica rapa cultivar Chiifu-401-42 chromosome A01, CAAS_Brap_v3.01, whole genome shotgun sequence genomic region:
- the LOC108869068 gene encoding F-box/LRR-repeat protein At1g48400, which yields MKEVCCLQTCRVKLLEISDYGGYFQELKQMSHFLDNLECLETLKVGVNPDKNSEFVRDDVMALPRLSSKCTIQFI from the coding sequence ATGAAAGAAGTATGTTGTCTCCAGACATGTCGAGTGAAGCTGCTAGAGATTTCAGACTATGGAGGTTATTTTCAAGAGCTGAAACAAATGAGTCATTTCTTGGACAATTTGGAATGTCTTGAAACTCTAAAAGTTGGTGTTAACCCGGACAAGAATAGTGAGTTTGTGCGAGATGATGTAATGGCTCTTCCCAGACTTTCATCAAAGTGCACCATTCAATTCATCTGA